Proteins from a genomic interval of Symmachiella macrocystis:
- a CDS encoding DUF2760 domain-containing protein produces MGKLGLAFKSFFRVFGNEEFAKSVEQLLSGKQLTAETPATPPPPKKPPAPKKPVRSDAVSLLSALQREARLLDFLQESIAEYEDAQIGAAVRDIHRDSAAVIQRMFAPAAVVTDDEGASLEIPAGYDPAEFRLTGNVAGDPPHQGTLQHHGWKATRCDLPQWTGGEAAANVIAPAEVDVA; encoded by the coding sequence GTGGGAAAACTGGGACTGGCATTTAAGTCGTTTTTTAGAGTGTTCGGAAATGAAGAGTTCGCCAAATCGGTGGAACAGTTGTTGAGTGGCAAACAACTGACCGCAGAGACGCCCGCTACGCCACCTCCGCCCAAAAAACCACCGGCGCCCAAAAAGCCAGTGCGGAGCGATGCCGTGAGCCTGTTGTCCGCCCTTCAGCGAGAAGCGCGATTGTTGGATTTCCTGCAGGAGTCGATCGCTGAATATGAGGATGCACAAATCGGCGCAGCGGTCCGCGATATCCACCGGGATAGCGCCGCCGTGATTCAACGGATGTTCGCCCCGGCGGCTGTGGTTACCGACGACGAAGGCGCATCATTGGAAATTCCCGCAGGCTATGATCCAGCCGAATTCCGGCTCACTGGAAACGTAGCGGGCGATCCGCCACATCAAGGGACGCTGCAACACCACGGCTGGAAGGCAACACGGTGCGACCTGCCGCAATGGACCGGCGGCGAAGCAGCCGCAAACGTCATCGCCCCCGCGGAAGTCGATGTGGCGTGA
- a CDS encoding serine/threonine protein kinase codes for MIPDRNSRIRDLFVQAIDLDKKSRAKFLDQECGDEPEIRAEVESLLTHHAPDTILPEGLPSNPIAAAASGVNQRPFRRIFATTIREIIERGFRHRFSRYVILFTLGILLSGVGIWMYLGMEGSLRKILATKLESLLDADIAALEIWMDDKKASAEVWSQQRDVIAATQELVALAKTESTTREDLLNSPALARLREELHVFHHRDGNSGFALIDRTGRVLASERDDDIGVRLKAGGMTELAKVLADKTTITKPFPQGAFAPDQTIRRDVPVVWANAPVHDAQGEIIAVLGFGWLADHQFTRVLSVGRMGQSGETYAFDSQGLLLSESRFDPELRRIGLIPDTPDSRSIFTVHVRDPGGNLLTGYRPKTALRNRPLTKIAAEAVASRTLHDPKLHRGVILDPYRDYRGVQVIGAWQWLSQYNMGVVCEVDSEEAYELLRYPIVAFWIRTGCLAVALGGLLIAAARIAILKKKVGTYQRLGQYSLLRKIGEGGMGEVYLARHALLRRPTAVKLLKGNRQRSEDVRRFEREVQLASQLEHPNTIEIYDYGRTADQVFFYAMEYLPGISLAELVALSGPLPAARVIFLLRQICGSLREAHGIGLIHRDVKPQNIMLCDLGGEADFVKVLDFGLVKSVSDTGGTKITSPAMIVGTPMYMSPERLQTPDEVDARSDIYSVGAVAYFLLTGQQLFDGMSQMEIVYHAVNELPDPPSEVATTAVPPVLDRLVMDCLAKSPASRPRNIPAVMAILEELAEHEVWTSHDARYWWDANVAKLRTTTAIATLLETLPGSAETVAQTYAASSPTQR; via the coding sequence GTGATTCCGGACCGTAACAGCCGCATTCGAGACCTTTTCGTGCAGGCGATCGATTTGGATAAAAAATCGCGCGCGAAGTTTCTCGATCAGGAATGCGGCGACGAACCGGAGATTCGCGCAGAAGTCGAATCGCTGCTAACGCATCATGCTCCTGATACAATTCTTCCCGAGGGACTGCCGTCCAATCCCATCGCTGCGGCGGCGAGCGGTGTGAATCAACGACCATTCCGCCGCATCTTCGCCACGACGATTCGTGAAATCATCGAGCGAGGCTTTCGCCATCGTTTTTCGCGTTACGTCATCCTTTTTACACTGGGGATCCTGCTGAGCGGGGTCGGCATTTGGATGTATTTGGGCATGGAAGGATCGTTGCGAAAGATTCTGGCCACCAAGTTGGAATCGTTGCTGGATGCTGACATCGCCGCGCTGGAAATTTGGATGGATGATAAGAAAGCGTCTGCGGAAGTCTGGTCGCAGCAGCGCGACGTCATCGCTGCCACGCAGGAACTGGTGGCACTGGCGAAAACAGAATCTACGACTCGCGAGGACTTGCTGAACTCCCCCGCATTGGCGCGTTTGCGTGAAGAATTACACGTGTTTCATCACCGCGACGGCAACTCCGGTTTTGCCCTAATTGACCGCACAGGCCGGGTCTTGGCGTCTGAGCGGGACGACGACATTGGAGTCCGCTTGAAAGCCGGCGGAATGACCGAATTGGCCAAAGTGCTCGCGGACAAAACAACGATCACCAAACCGTTTCCGCAAGGCGCTTTTGCACCGGATCAGACAATTCGCCGCGACGTCCCGGTCGTCTGGGCCAATGCTCCGGTGCATGACGCTCAGGGGGAAATCATCGCGGTGTTGGGGTTCGGTTGGTTGGCCGATCATCAATTCACCCGCGTCCTCTCGGTCGGCCGCATGGGACAATCCGGTGAAACTTATGCATTCGATTCGCAGGGACTGTTGTTGTCGGAAAGCCGTTTCGACCCGGAACTTCGCCGCATCGGCCTGATTCCTGATACGCCCGATTCCCGTTCGATTTTCACCGTGCATGTTCGCGATCCGGGAGGAAATCTACTGACCGGGTATCGACCAAAGACCGCGCTGCGCAACCGCCCCCTCACAAAAATTGCCGCTGAAGCAGTTGCCAGCCGAACATTGCATGACCCGAAGCTCCATCGCGGCGTGATACTCGACCCTTATCGGGACTATCGCGGTGTGCAGGTGATCGGTGCTTGGCAATGGTTATCGCAATACAACATGGGTGTTGTGTGTGAAGTCGACAGCGAGGAAGCGTATGAGTTGTTGCGGTATCCCATTGTGGCATTTTGGATTCGTACCGGATGTTTGGCCGTCGCCCTTGGCGGGTTGCTGATTGCGGCCGCGCGGATTGCGATTCTCAAAAAAAAAGTCGGGACCTATCAGCGTCTCGGGCAATACTCGCTGCTTCGCAAAATCGGTGAAGGCGGAATGGGCGAAGTCTATCTCGCCCGCCATGCACTACTGCGTCGTCCGACAGCGGTGAAACTTCTGAAAGGAAACCGACAACGTAGCGAGGATGTCCGCCGGTTCGAACGTGAAGTGCAGCTGGCCAGTCAGTTGGAACATCCCAACACGATTGAAATCTACGACTACGGCCGCACGGCAGATCAGGTGTTTTTTTACGCGATGGAGTATTTGCCGGGAATTTCATTAGCCGAACTGGTCGCGCTGAGCGGTCCGCTTCCTGCAGCGCGGGTCATATTCTTGTTGCGACAAATCTGTGGGTCACTCCGTGAAGCACATGGCATTGGGTTGATCCATCGCGATGTGAAGCCACAGAACATTATGCTGTGCGACTTAGGGGGCGAGGCTGATTTTGTGAAGGTATTGGATTTTGGCTTGGTCAAAAGCGTCAGCGATACCGGCGGGACGAAGATTACATCGCCGGCAATGATCGTGGGAACGCCGATGTATATGTCGCCGGAGCGATTACAAACGCCGGACGAGGTCGACGCTCGCTCTGACATTTATTCCGTCGGGGCCGTGGCCTATTTTCTGCTTACGGGACAGCAACTGTTTGACGGGATGAGTCAGATGGAGATCGTGTACCACGCCGTGAACGAGCTGCCCGACCCGCCATCGGAAGTCGCCACAACGGCGGTGCCTCCGGTGCTGGACCGGTTGGTGATGGACTGTTTGGCCAAGTCGCCCGCATCGCGTCCGCGCAACATTCCAGCAGTCATGGCGATTCTGGAAGAACTGGCCGAACACGAGGTTTGGACGTCGCACGATGCACGCTATTGGTGGGATGCCAACGTGGCCAAATTGCGAACCACCACCGCCATCGCCACGTTGTTGGAGACATTGCCGGGATCGGCCGAGACAGTCGCCCAGACGTATGCCGCCAGTTCACCGACTCAACGGTGA
- a CDS encoding sigma-70 family RNA polymerase sigma factor, with protein MNSRSDQTTELLQMAAAGDEKAADRLMPLVYDDFRRLANSYLQQESPGHTLRPTALVNEAYLKLVNQTKVDWKSRTHFFAVGAQAMRRILVDHARTKKRVKRGGGARRISLDEELTVSPQRNEDVLDLDEALKKMAEEHPRAAEIVELRFFGGLSVAEAAEVVGVSERTARNDWTFARAWLRRELAL; from the coding sequence ATGAATTCGCGATCAGACCAGACAACAGAGCTCCTGCAAATGGCGGCCGCCGGCGACGAAAAAGCGGCGGACCGACTGATGCCGCTGGTCTACGACGATTTCCGTCGCCTGGCCAACAGCTACTTGCAACAAGAATCGCCGGGGCATACATTGCGGCCGACGGCTTTGGTGAATGAGGCCTATTTGAAATTGGTCAATCAGACCAAAGTCGATTGGAAGAGCCGCACGCATTTCTTTGCCGTAGGCGCGCAAGCCATGCGACGCATCCTGGTCGACCATGCGCGGACCAAGAAACGCGTGAAACGCGGAGGCGGTGCGCGACGCATCTCTCTGGATGAGGAATTGACGGTTTCACCGCAGCGCAATGAAGATGTGTTGGACTTGGATGAGGCGCTGAAGAAAATGGCGGAGGAGCATCCGCGGGCGGCTGAGATCGTCGAGTTGCGGTTTTTCGGCGGGTTGAGTGTGGCTGAAGCGGCCGAAGTCGTCGGTGTCTCCGAACGGACGGCAAGAAACGATTGGACGTTTGCCCGCGCCTGGCTGCGACGCGAACTGGCCCTGTAG
- a CDS encoding ATP-binding protein yields MVSTNTLANTDSQQYARPMINQAVQLSWELSDPNQLAGIQDVVATAMEKLSYYPRDQYAVQMGLQETVFNAFEHGNSMCPTKKVYVTATICDNKCWFQIEDEGAGFTVENVPDPTLPENLMRIDGRGIYMMKAFLDSVEYQSPGNIVTISKKRTIEH; encoded by the coding sequence ATGGTCTCTACGAATACACTCGCAAATACCGACTCCCAGCAATACGCACGTCCGATGATCAATCAGGCGGTGCAGCTATCGTGGGAACTCAGCGACCCGAATCAATTGGCGGGTATCCAAGACGTCGTCGCCACGGCAATGGAAAAACTGAGCTATTATCCGCGTGATCAATATGCCGTGCAAATGGGACTTCAGGAAACCGTGTTCAATGCATTTGAACATGGCAACTCGATGTGCCCAACAAAAAAAGTGTACGTGACAGCCACGATCTGCGACAACAAATGCTGGTTTCAGATTGAGGACGAAGGTGCCGGTTTTACTGTCGAGAACGTTCCCGATCCCACACTGCCGGAAAACCTCATGCGGATCGACGGTCGCGGCATCTACATGATGAAGGCTTTTCTGGATTCGGTTGAATATCAATCCCCGGGAAACATCGTCACCATCAGTAAGAAACGTACCATCGAACACTGA
- the xerC gene encoding tyrosine recombinase XerC, with amino-acid sequence MHTAIADFLRYLRIERNASELTIKSYKEDLDSLLEALDERLGGVPAAVDQINISTLRAYIAYLHDCEYARTTIARRLACLRSFFRYCHREKLVESNPAKALRTPRAGKRLPHFLSTEQLATLLETPLANTWDGLRDRAILETLYSAGLRVAELVAVDIEDWDRDADVLRVIGKGRKERYAPIGSYAAEALIRWLECRATRPNIKPAARFAVFLNKNGGRLTTRSIGRMLDKHLKTAGLDRITSPHTLRHSFATHLLDGGADLRSVQELLGHKSLTTTQIYTHVSTKRLREAYQLAHPHAAKKA; translated from the coding sequence ATGCACACCGCCATCGCCGACTTCCTGCGTTACCTCCGCATCGAGCGCAATGCTTCGGAGCTGACGATCAAATCTTACAAAGAAGATCTGGATAGTCTGCTCGAGGCGCTGGATGAACGATTAGGTGGGGTTCCTGCGGCTGTCGATCAAATCAATATCAGTACCCTGCGGGCCTACATCGCCTATCTACACGATTGCGAATATGCGCGCACCACGATTGCCCGGCGGTTGGCTTGTTTGCGAAGTTTTTTCCGCTACTGCCATCGCGAAAAACTGGTCGAGTCCAATCCCGCTAAAGCGCTTCGCACGCCGCGAGCGGGCAAACGTCTGCCGCATTTTTTGTCGACTGAGCAATTGGCGACGCTGCTGGAAACCCCGTTGGCCAACACGTGGGATGGACTGCGTGATCGGGCGATTCTGGAAACACTTTACTCTGCCGGCTTGCGGGTTGCTGAGTTGGTGGCGGTCGACATTGAGGATTGGGATCGCGATGCTGATGTGCTCCGCGTGATCGGAAAGGGCCGCAAGGAACGCTACGCACCGATTGGGTCGTATGCTGCTGAAGCCTTGATTCGATGGTTGGAGTGTCGGGCGACGCGTCCGAACATCAAGCCGGCAGCCCGCTTTGCCGTGTTTCTCAATAAAAACGGCGGGCGGCTCACCACGCGAAGCATCGGTCGCATGCTCGACAAACACCTCAAGACCGCCGGCTTGGACCGCATCACCAGCCCGCACACGCTAAGGCACAGCTTTGCCACACATCTGCTGGATGGCGGCGCGGACTTGCGGAGCGTCCAGGAATTGTTGGGCCACAAAAGCTTGACCACCACCCAGATTTATACGCACGTCAGCACCAAGCGGCTGCGTGAAGCGTATCAACTGGCGCATCCTCATGCGGCTAAGAAAGCTTGA
- a CDS encoding FHA domain-containing protein: protein MQAKLIPKPSGDPIIIADDLTLVGRHREYCDVVIDSGSISKLHCVIVKTDGLLFVRDLGSTNGTKVNGQRITRGALLPGDELAFAKEKFVVFLGPDVEEASNPDETEVVTEFSIPAVMRPKRGDDDIEFLSDDSDQ from the coding sequence ATGCAGGCTAAGTTGATCCCTAAACCGAGCGGGGATCCCATTATCATCGCCGATGACTTGACGCTTGTGGGGCGGCACCGCGAGTATTGCGATGTCGTGATCGACAGCGGCAGCATCTCAAAACTCCACTGCGTGATCGTCAAAACCGATGGCTTGTTGTTTGTCCGCGATCTGGGGAGCACCAACGGCACCAAGGTGAACGGTCAGCGCATCACCCGTGGCGCCCTGCTACCGGGAGACGAACTGGCCTTTGCTAAGGAAAAATTCGTGGTCTTTCTAGGCCCCGACGTCGAAGAGGCGAGCAATCCCGACGAGACGGAAGTCGTTACGGAATTCAGCATCCCCGCTGTGATGCGCCCCAAACGGGGTGACGATGATATCGAATTCCTGTCTGACGATTCCGATCAGTAA
- a CDS encoding peroxiredoxin, with translation MSNFCKRLSVIACTVAACCVVAGAAHAAKDKDKPVKLKVGDKAPEFTSVDDEGKEWKSTDHVGKKILVVYFYPADLTGGCTKQACGFRDNMEKLNSKDVEVVGVSGDSPENHQLFKKVHKLNFALLADEKGEVAKAFGVPLRKGGDFNFEFEGKKQVLTRGVTASRWTFVIDQDGKIVHKDTSVKAPKDSETVMEVVAKLQKP, from the coding sequence ATGTCGAACTTCTGCAAACGGCTTTCGGTGATTGCATGCACGGTGGCGGCCTGCTGTGTGGTGGCGGGAGCGGCGCATGCCGCTAAAGACAAAGACAAGCCTGTGAAATTGAAAGTCGGCGACAAAGCGCCTGAATTCACCAGTGTGGATGACGAAGGCAAAGAGTGGAAATCGACCGATCATGTTGGCAAAAAAATTCTGGTCGTCTATTTTTATCCAGCCGATCTCACCGGGGGTTGCACGAAACAGGCCTGTGGATTCCGCGATAACATGGAGAAGTTGAATAGCAAAGACGTTGAAGTTGTCGGTGTGAGTGGCGACTCTCCGGAGAACCACCAACTCTTCAAAAAAGTGCACAAGTTAAACTTCGCACTTCTAGCCGATGAAAAAGGTGAGGTGGCAAAAGCATTCGGTGTCCCGCTTAGAAAAGGGGGCGACTTCAATTTTGAATTTGAAGGCAAAAAGCAAGTCCTGACGCGCGGCGTGACTGCGAGCCGCTGGACGTTCGTGATCGACCAGGATGGAAAAATCGTGCACAAAGACACTTCCGTCAAAGCACCCAAGGACAGCGAGACGGTCATGGAAGTTGTCGCGAAGCTGCAAAAACCGTAA
- a CDS encoding thioredoxin family protein: MLIPSTNRHARILTWMALIVITISVDAALAGKFNKVLDVDAPAPDFSDLRGTDGKRHKLSDYKEHEILVLFFTDNHCPASRVYAPRLKALLKEFANEPVALVAMNVSDDSLESMRTHAAKHKWPFDYLSDPTQQVGRNYGAVRTPQFYVLDRKRQVAYMGALDNHDEPDKVTKQSLRDALRALLSGKRPAPGETLQRGCKIEYAEK; encoded by the coding sequence GTGCTTATACCTTCGACGAACCGCCACGCCCGCATCCTGACCTGGATGGCATTGATCGTGATCACGATCAGTGTGGATGCCGCGTTGGCGGGTAAATTTAATAAGGTTCTCGACGTCGATGCCCCCGCACCCGATTTTTCGGACCTGCGGGGGACCGATGGCAAGCGGCACAAACTGTCCGACTACAAAGAGCACGAGATTCTCGTGCTCTTTTTTACAGACAATCATTGCCCCGCCTCACGGGTCTACGCCCCGCGATTGAAAGCGCTGCTGAAAGAATTCGCAAACGAACCGGTCGCGCTGGTGGCCATGAATGTCTCAGACGATTCGTTGGAATCGATGCGCACGCATGCGGCGAAACACAAATGGCCGTTTGATTATCTCAGCGACCCGACCCAACAAGTCGGACGCAACTACGGTGCCGTGCGTACGCCGCAATTCTACGTCCTCGACCGCAAACGCCAAGTCGCCTATATGGGGGCGTTGGACAATCATGACGAACCCGACAAGGTGACGAAACAATCACTCCGCGATGCCCTCCGCGCACTGCTGTCGGGAAAGCGCCCCGCACCCGGCGAGACGTTACAGCGCGGTTGCAAAATTGAATATGCTGAAAAATAA
- a CDS encoding DUF2617 family protein yields the protein MDVDFARPDVARLVFRLFSRELHPELINVYASAAIKSNDYEAKLQICDAGHVITFCRNGQMLCEVMTGREHPLPKRRRILSHGVQGHRCESLQLADGVNYHVSFQLEKLEPDVFLHFHEELLADCSKAELAHRFDAAGRLAPTPLSFMETEATADHLIVHAFHTFPDNYGVVKTQSLFELR from the coding sequence ATGGACGTTGATTTTGCTCGGCCCGATGTGGCACGGTTGGTGTTTCGGCTATTCAGCCGCGAACTCCATCCCGAGTTGATCAATGTCTATGCGTCGGCAGCGATCAAAAGCAACGACTACGAAGCGAAGTTGCAGATCTGCGACGCTGGCCACGTGATCACATTTTGCCGGAACGGACAAATGCTCTGTGAGGTGATGACCGGTCGGGAGCATCCACTGCCCAAACGGCGTCGGATTCTGTCGCATGGTGTGCAAGGACATCGCTGCGAAAGCCTGCAACTGGCCGATGGCGTGAACTATCACGTCAGTTTCCAATTGGAGAAATTGGAGCCGGACGTCTTCCTGCATTTTCACGAAGAACTGCTGGCGGATTGCTCAAAGGCCGAATTGGCCCACCGTTTCGACGCGGCCGGCCGCTTAGCGCCGACGCCGCTGAGTTTCATGGAAACCGAAGCAACCGCCGATCATTTGATCGTCCACGCTTTCCACACCTTCCCCGACAATTACGGCGTTGTCAAAACGCAATCCTTGTTTGAATTGCGCTGA
- a CDS encoding sugar phosphate isomerase/epimerase family protein: MKYGAHVFLWQDRYDDSALLRMLDDAQTWGLSFLEVAIGDDIHFNASKLGDEADMRGLELVFSPGGAWPMECDISLANANDPHPAVQWHRHAIEQAGRAGAVAYTGAIYGHPGAVRRQRPDADEPKRIAESLNQLAEDAADAGVQLVLEPMSHFRTHVANTPQQVNLLISLADHENLFSLFDTYHLVTEVADFAAAFEEMRPHLWGLHACENNRGAPGTGLLPWHALFTAMTAANWQGYIGFESYNSTWRDGDFALERGMFHNVCPDAESFIRHSMSFVEAGLSAAD; this comes from the coding sequence ATGAAATACGGCGCCCACGTCTTCCTTTGGCAAGACCGTTACGATGACAGCGCGTTATTGCGCATGCTTGACGATGCGCAAACGTGGGGACTCTCCTTTCTCGAGGTCGCCATTGGCGATGACATTCACTTTAACGCTTCAAAGCTGGGCGACGAGGCGGATATGCGGGGGTTGGAATTGGTGTTCAGCCCAGGCGGAGCGTGGCCCATGGAGTGCGACATCTCACTGGCAAATGCCAATGATCCGCATCCCGCAGTGCAATGGCATCGTCACGCTATCGAGCAAGCGGGGCGAGCCGGAGCGGTTGCTTATACCGGCGCCATCTATGGTCACCCCGGAGCCGTCCGACGGCAGCGTCCTGATGCGGACGAACCGAAACGGATAGCCGAGTCTCTCAACCAACTGGCTGAAGATGCCGCTGATGCCGGCGTGCAACTTGTCTTAGAACCGATGAGCCATTTCCGCACACACGTGGCCAATACGCCGCAACAGGTCAATCTATTGATCTCACTGGCAGACCATGAGAACCTATTCAGCCTGTTCGACACGTACCATCTCGTCACCGAAGTGGCCGACTTTGCCGCCGCATTCGAGGAAATGCGCCCGCACCTGTGGGGCTTGCACGCCTGCGAAAACAATCGCGGCGCTCCGGGAACCGGCCTGCTTCCCTGGCATGCGTTGTTCACCGCCATGACCGCCGCCAACTGGCAAGGCTACATCGGGTTTGAAAGCTACAACTCAACCTGGCGCGACGGCGACTTCGCCTTAGAGCGGGGCATGTTCCACAACGTCTGCCCCGATGCAGAATCCTTTATTCGGCACTCGATGTCGTTTGTCGAAGCGGGATTGTCCGCTGCAGATTAG
- the rfbC gene encoding dTDP-4-dehydrorhamnose 3,5-epimerase, with translation MEFRETALSGMYLILPRVFEDPRGFFMETYHQAKFAAAGIPAVFVQDNHSRSSRGTLRGLHYQIQHAQGKLVRCVRGEIYDVGVDLRRDSPTFGQSVGEILSEENKRQLYVPPGFAHGFCVVSEIAEVTYKCTDLYHPEFERSLLWNDPQLGIEWPIEEPTLSPKDEAGVLLANAECYESSSDLK, from the coding sequence ATGGAATTTCGCGAAACAGCACTATCCGGTATGTATTTGATTCTCCCCCGGGTCTTTGAAGATCCGCGCGGGTTTTTCATGGAAACCTATCATCAGGCAAAATTTGCCGCTGCCGGAATTCCAGCGGTTTTTGTGCAAGACAATCATTCTCGCTCCAGCCGCGGAACACTGCGTGGGTTGCATTATCAAATCCAACATGCCCAGGGAAAATTGGTCCGCTGCGTTCGCGGCGAAATCTATGACGTCGGCGTCGACCTCCGCCGCGATTCGCCAACGTTTGGACAATCGGTGGGCGAAATCCTCAGCGAAGAGAATAAACGACAACTGTATGTCCCCCCCGGATTTGCCCACGGCTTTTGTGTGGTCAGCGAGATCGCCGAAGTCACCTACAAATGCACCGATCTGTATCATCCAGAATTTGAACGCAGCCTCTTGTGGAACGACCCACAACTAGGCATCGAATGGCCAATCGAAGAGCCCACCCTCTCCCCCAAAGACGAAGCAGGCGTTCTCCTAGCCAATGCGGAGTGTTACGAGTCGAGCAGCGATCTGAAATAA
- a CDS encoding leucine-rich repeat domain-containing protein, translating to MKLKRHHKWIACLACLLCAQVTYSAGKMWWISRQHAALFAEIRDSDGEVDVVARGRMWPWHLGPAVQVQLNRTAADDRLVQRIADIADLEELELNETQVTDAALRHLTTCRRLYILRLDDTAITDAGAADLGRMTQLKSLYLIGTRITDTGVSQLAGLIHLRDLDLSRTAITDASLVHLKLMRKLIDLELNDTVITDRGLQHLTQLRQLKDLDLNGTLVGDAGITEIRDLKNLEELELSGTAVTDAGLVALHGFPVLDELELADTQISDAGVRHLHACRRLETLNLSQTAISPTAEKALQAALPRLRIQR from the coding sequence ATGAAATTGAAACGTCACCATAAATGGATCGCCTGTCTAGCCTGTTTGCTGTGCGCTCAGGTTACCTATTCGGCGGGCAAGATGTGGTGGATATCTCGACAACACGCAGCCCTGTTTGCCGAAATCCGCGATAGTGATGGAGAGGTCGACGTCGTGGCGCGGGGGCGAATGTGGCCTTGGCATCTGGGCCCAGCCGTACAGGTGCAGCTCAATCGGACTGCTGCTGATGATCGACTGGTGCAACGGATCGCCGACATTGCGGACTTGGAAGAATTAGAACTCAATGAAACGCAGGTCACCGATGCCGCACTGCGGCACCTCACCACCTGTCGGCGGTTGTATATTTTGCGTCTCGACGACACCGCAATCACAGATGCCGGCGCCGCCGATCTGGGGCGGATGACTCAACTCAAAAGTTTGTATTTGATTGGCACGCGGATCACCGATACAGGCGTTTCGCAACTGGCGGGACTGATCCATTTGCGAGATCTGGATCTATCGCGGACGGCAATAACCGATGCAAGTTTGGTGCACCTCAAGTTGATGCGGAAGCTGATTGATTTGGAATTGAACGACACGGTGATCACGGATCGCGGCTTGCAACACTTAACCCAACTGCGGCAACTCAAGGATTTGGATCTCAACGGCACACTGGTGGGGGATGCGGGGATCACCGAAATCCGCGACTTAAAAAATCTGGAAGAACTGGAATTGTCCGGGACCGCCGTCACCGATGCCGGATTGGTTGCGTTACACGGATTTCCCGTGTTGGACGAATTAGAATTGGCCGACACTCAAATCAGCGATGCCGGTGTGCGTCACCTGCATGCTTGTCGACGATTGGAAACGTTGAATTTATCCCAGACGGCCATCTCCCCGACGGCAGAAAAAGCACTGCAGGCGGCACTGCCGCGATTGCGCATTCAGCGCTGA